In the genome of Paludisphaera rhizosphaerae, one region contains:
- a CDS encoding flavin reductase family protein, whose translation MAIDSRIQRKVMGKFATGVTVVTTGGPMGLHGLTANAVASLSLDPPLVLVAVDKRAQTLEFLKANRCFALNILTRDQEAVSQRFAQPGPKDFLGLDLTTDVTQAPIIGGCLGYLDCQLYDVLPGGDHEIFVGEVVGGSASDDGDPLLYYAGGYRRLAD comes from the coding sequence ATGGCGATTGATTCGCGGATCCAGCGCAAGGTGATGGGCAAGTTCGCAACCGGGGTGACGGTGGTCACGACGGGCGGTCCGATGGGCTTGCACGGCCTGACGGCGAACGCCGTCGCGTCGCTCTCGCTCGACCCGCCGCTCGTCCTGGTCGCCGTCGACAAACGGGCCCAGACGCTGGAATTCCTTAAAGCCAATCGCTGCTTCGCCTTGAACATTCTGACGCGGGACCAGGAAGCGGTCTCGCAGCGGTTCGCCCAACCCGGGCCCAAGGATTTCCTCGGCCTCGACCTGACCACCGACGTGACCCAGGCCCCCATCATCGGCGGCTGCCTGGGTTACCTGGACTGTCAGCTCTACGACGTCCTCCCCGGCGGCGACCATGAGATCTTCGTCGGCGAGGTCGTCGGCGGCTCGGCCTCCGACGATGGCGACCCCCTCCTCTACTACGCCGGCGGTTACCGCCGGCTGGCCGACTGA